A window of the Halopseudomonas phragmitis genome harbors these coding sequences:
- a CDS encoding DUF1329 domain-containing protein: MNNKTLTRCTLALGLAATLGSSQALADVVDNSFYPYRDSQPSHPGLSAGMTINQGNVAQFKDIIDPAFLSFIEQGWVELTVGQTSSFDLHPNYVEATRAGLGQVSLGAKPGEINGWQAGRPFPEEPDANDPRAGEKLAWNYKYGYNWGDSAAIMPFYWKYRDMNNGRVERTIKFNFHFLNFTGRVNQEPKPAITPNPSELFRGIYVQVLEPHDVRNTQLLIHRAMDDLKRDNSWLYLGFQRRVRRLATGQVTDAFLGSDLMIEDFEGYNGRISDMNWSYKGTRYMLMPFYNHNDLQLDSETHSDSDGYQVVAFGGQGGCFPNITWQLRKVYEVEAEPVDGSHPLAKRTHYMDAQTFTIPRTVAYDRRGSLWKTFTIGQAHPDHHLPKNKGSGVSIDDSFSMIDVQAMHCTTGQFKGQVDPSLSTPEMFSVQHMRATGN, encoded by the coding sequence ATGAACAACAAGACACTCACTCGCTGCACCCTGGCTCTGGGCCTGGCTGCTACCCTCGGTAGCAGTCAAGCACTGGCCGACGTGGTCGACAACAGCTTTTATCCCTATCGCGACAGCCAGCCCAGCCATCCGGGCCTGTCGGCCGGCATGACCATCAACCAGGGCAATGTCGCGCAGTTCAAAGACATCATCGACCCGGCCTTTTTGAGCTTCATCGAGCAGGGCTGGGTCGAGCTGACCGTCGGCCAGACCAGTTCCTTCGACCTGCATCCTAACTACGTCGAAGCCACCCGTGCCGGCCTCGGTCAGGTCAGTCTTGGCGCCAAGCCCGGCGAAATCAACGGCTGGCAGGCCGGACGGCCGTTTCCAGAAGAACCGGACGCCAACGATCCACGCGCGGGTGAAAAGCTGGCCTGGAACTACAAGTACGGCTACAACTGGGGCGACAGCGCCGCGATCATGCCCTTCTACTGGAAGTACCGGGACATGAACAATGGCCGTGTCGAGCGGACCATCAAGTTCAACTTCCACTTCCTCAACTTCACCGGGCGGGTCAATCAGGAGCCCAAGCCGGCGATTACCCCCAACCCCTCGGAGCTGTTCCGTGGCATCTACGTACAGGTGCTCGAACCCCATGATGTGCGCAACACCCAGTTGCTGATTCACCGCGCCATGGATGATCTCAAGCGTGACAACTCCTGGCTGTACCTGGGCTTTCAGCGCCGGGTGCGGCGCCTGGCCACCGGTCAGGTGACCGACGCGTTCCTCGGTTCGGACCTGATGATCGAAGACTTCGAAGGCTACAACGGGCGCATCTCGGACATGAACTGGAGCTACAAGGGCACCCGGTACATGCTGATGCCGTTCTATAACCACAACGACCTGCAACTGGACAGCGAAACCCACAGTGACAGCGACGGCTATCAAGTGGTGGCCTTCGGTGGCCAGGGTGGCTGTTTCCCCAACATCACCTGGCAGTTGCGCAAGGTCTACGAGGTTGAGGCCGAGCCGGTCGACGGCAGCCACCCGCTGGCCAAGCGCACCCACTACATGGATGCGCAGACCTTCACCATCCCGCGTACCGTGGCCTATGACCGGCGTGGCAGCCTGTGGAAGACCTTCACCATCGGTCAGGCCCACCCCGACCATCACCTGCCCAAGAACAAGGGCAGCGGGGTATCGATCGATGACAGTTTCAGCATGATCGATGTCCAGGCCATGCACTGCACCACCGGTCAGTTCAAGGGCCAGGTCGACCCCAGCCTGAGCACGCCGGAGATGTTCAGCGTGCAGCACATGCGCGCCACCGGCAACTAA
- a CDS encoding efflux RND transporter periplasmic adaptor subunit codes for MRKRLIPILIIIFGLAVFLLLRLTRDVPDPVAPQERSWRVDVVEIRPDTFQPSLTLYGQIESPLRFTVVAPLAGRIAELPVRDGQQVSAGELLVALDEADILPRLQQARADLADAEAQLASEASIHSNDRQALELEKRIQGNAQKALERMRQLVERQLAPHAELDNAEDVLERAALTVANRQRNIDSYPSRRAALQARLERAKATLESMERDARRSRFSAPFDGVVSQVQIAVGDQVNANAALLALYPLDGLELRATLPQTHSQAYIDALARGERLQARSLETQPPLTLTLERIAGQADPRGVDAIFTLDQPTAALRVGNLLAISVSRPNQPDSVALPYSALYGNDTIYAVSEQRLQRIQVERLGETHGPDGERRVLLRSPQLQAGMRIVVTHLPNAMPGLKVDTGESAVEPEA; via the coding sequence ATGCGCAAGCGCCTCATACCCATACTAATAATCATTTTTGGCCTGGCGGTGTTTCTGCTGTTACGCCTGACTCGTGATGTACCAGATCCGGTCGCCCCGCAAGAGCGCAGCTGGCGCGTCGATGTGGTCGAGATTCGCCCCGATACGTTCCAGCCAAGCCTGACCCTCTACGGCCAGATCGAATCACCGCTGCGCTTTACCGTGGTCGCGCCCTTGGCCGGGCGGATCGCCGAGCTGCCGGTGCGCGATGGCCAGCAGGTTAGCGCCGGGGAATTGCTGGTGGCGCTGGATGAGGCCGATATTCTGCCGCGCCTGCAGCAGGCCCGGGCGGACCTGGCCGACGCCGAGGCCCAGCTGGCCAGTGAAGCGAGCATCCATAGCAATGATCGTCAGGCACTGGAGCTGGAAAAACGTATCCAGGGCAACGCCCAGAAGGCACTGGAACGCATGCGTCAACTGGTTGAACGGCAACTGGCGCCACACGCCGAACTCGACAATGCCGAGGATGTGCTTGAGCGCGCCGCCCTGACCGTTGCCAACCGCCAGCGCAATATCGACAGCTACCCATCTCGGCGTGCCGCACTCCAAGCCCGGCTGGAGCGGGCCAAAGCCACTTTGGAAAGCATGGAACGCGATGCCCGGCGCAGCCGGTTCAGTGCGCCCTTCGACGGCGTGGTCAGCCAGGTGCAGATCGCAGTCGGCGATCAGGTCAATGCCAATGCCGCACTGCTGGCCCTGTATCCGCTGGACGGCCTGGAGCTGCGCGCCACTCTGCCGCAGACCCACAGCCAAGCCTACATCGACGCCCTGGCCCGAGGCGAGCGGCTGCAAGCCCGCAGCCTGGAAACCCAGCCTCCATTAACCCTGACCCTGGAGCGGATCGCCGGCCAGGCCGATCCACGCGGGGTCGACGCAATCTTTACTCTTGACCAGCCCACCGCGGCCCTGCGGGTCGGCAACCTGCTGGCAATCAGCGTCTCGCGCCCCAACCAGCCGGACAGTGTGGCCTTGCCCTACAGTGCACTCTACGGCAACGACACCATCTACGCGGTCAGTGAACAACGACTGCAACGGATCCAGGTCGAGCGTCTGGGTGAAACCCATGGCCCGGACGGCGAACGCCGGGTACTGCTGCGTTCGCCCCAGTTGCAGGCCGGCATGCGCATCGTCGTCACCCATCTGCCCAACGCCATGCCGGGGCTGAAGGTCGATACCGGTGAAAGCGCCGTGGAGCCCGAGGCATGA
- a CDS encoding efflux RND transporter permease subunit, which yields MSRSRSPIGFFVRHKVAANLLMLVMLGGGLLGLSRMNIQFFPTFALDFVTVRVVWSGAAAEDIEQAITLPLEQRLRSLQNLKSMTSTSAQGISSITLEFHEGTDAIVALDDARQLVDEFRNLPGDAEKPEVVRVARYDPVANLLIYGPYADHELRSLAYRFERELLARGIDRIDIRGLPEQQISIEVPNARLQQLGLSLDQIADRIAAESRDLPAGQAGDQDSARELRAIEQRRSPEQFADLPLQPGTINHLRLGDIAEIRQEAMRNQVKLRYQGYPAVELALQRAENGNSLTSAKLLNDWLDEVRPSLPPGLELKTYDEAWQLINDRVSLLINNGLGGLVLVLLLLYLFLPARVALWVAVGIPTAFLAALGVFWLIGGSINMISLFALIMALGVIVDDAIVVGEDADAHFRSGEDPDYASEGAAKRMFWPVLASSLTTIAAFMPLLMVGGIFGNILGDIPTVMICILIASLLECFVVLPHHLRNAFKPAPTLPGNSRWARLMNRVDSVRLSFDQRFGRFRDGPFRRLSALSLRHRGATLASAFACVLLAFGLLSSGRIGFSFFPTPEPQVLYANASFVAGTPRAEVERFLEHLQDSLNATEQALGGNLIATAVVRQGEVIGAAGTGRQGDQLGSILVELVSPDHRTVRNQQFIRAWRERIRLPAGIDRLSINERIAGPPGKDINVRLTGETPEQLKEAADALGVMLASIEGVVSTEDDMAWGREQLVYRLTPYGQALGLSTQSLGRQLRAAYDGRLAQIYQQQSDEIEVRVQLPRAEREQLASLSDLSIRLDDGRFVPLSQVAQFSTRQGFEALRHAEGRLAVEVSADLDPTQTTAGQVLEALTPVLPELAGRHNVRYSFEGRSADQRETFADMRTGLLVGLLLMYAVLVWVFSSWSTPLIVMAVIPLALVGALFGHWVMGLNLTILSLFGLFGLSGIVVNNSIILTSFYQLQRKRGLAVNEALNEAVVQRLRAVLLTSLTTIGGLTPLLFEKSLQAQFLIPMATSIAFGLGFSTLLVLLVIPALLSVLESHWQRRSEMDGAKETGPA from the coding sequence ATGAGCCGCTCACGCAGCCCGATCGGCTTTTTCGTCCGCCACAAGGTCGCGGCCAACCTGCTGATGCTGGTAATGCTCGGCGGCGGCCTGCTGGGCCTGTCGCGGATGAATATCCAGTTCTTTCCCACCTTCGCCCTCGACTTCGTTACCGTGCGGGTGGTCTGGAGCGGGGCCGCAGCCGAGGATATCGAGCAGGCCATCACCCTGCCGCTGGAGCAGCGCCTGCGCAGCCTGCAGAACCTCAAGTCGATGACCTCGACCTCAGCCCAGGGCATTTCCAGCATTACCCTGGAGTTCCATGAGGGCACCGATGCCATCGTCGCCCTGGACGATGCCCGGCAACTGGTCGATGAGTTCCGCAACCTGCCCGGTGATGCGGAAAAGCCCGAAGTGGTCCGGGTTGCACGTTATGACCCGGTGGCCAATTTGCTGATCTACGGCCCCTACGCCGACCATGAACTGCGCAGTCTGGCCTACCGCTTCGAGCGTGAGCTACTGGCCCGTGGCATCGACCGGATCGATATTCGCGGCCTGCCCGAGCAGCAGATCAGCATCGAAGTGCCCAACGCCCGCCTGCAGCAACTGGGCCTGTCGCTTGACCAGATCGCCGACCGGATCGCCGCCGAGTCCCGTGACCTGCCGGCCGGGCAGGCCGGCGATCAGGACTCGGCCCGCGAGCTTCGGGCGATCGAACAGCGCCGCAGCCCCGAACAGTTCGCCGACCTGCCGCTGCAACCGGGCACCATCAATCACCTGCGCCTGGGCGATATCGCCGAGATCCGTCAGGAAGCCATGCGCAATCAGGTCAAGCTGCGCTACCAAGGCTATCCGGCTGTGGAACTGGCCTTGCAGCGGGCCGAAAACGGCAATTCGCTGACCTCGGCAAAGCTTCTCAATGACTGGCTCGACGAAGTCCGCCCGAGCCTGCCGCCAGGCCTTGAACTCAAGACCTACGACGAAGCCTGGCAACTGATCAATGACCGGGTCAGCCTGCTGATCAACAACGGGCTCGGCGGTCTGGTGCTGGTGTTGCTGCTGCTCTACCTGTTTCTGCCGGCGCGGGTCGCGCTGTGGGTCGCGGTCGGCATTCCCACCGCCTTTCTCGCTGCGCTCGGGGTGTTCTGGCTGATCGGCGGCTCGATCAACATGATCTCGCTGTTCGCCCTGATCATGGCGCTCGGGGTGATTGTCGATGACGCCATTGTGGTCGGTGAGGATGCCGATGCGCACTTTCGCAGCGGCGAAGACCCCGACTACGCTTCCGAGGGTGCAGCCAAGCGGATGTTCTGGCCGGTACTGGCCTCGTCACTGACCACCATCGCCGCGTTCATGCCGCTACTGATGGTCGGCGGGATCTTCGGCAACATCCTCGGTGACATCCCGACGGTGATGATCTGCATCCTGATCGCCTCGCTATTGGAATGCTTCGTGGTCCTGCCGCACCATTTGCGCAATGCCTTCAAACCAGCCCCGACCCTGCCCGGCAACAGCCGCTGGGCCCGGCTGATGAACCGGGTCGACAGTGTGCGACTGAGCTTCGATCAGCGTTTCGGACGTTTTCGTGATGGCCCGTTCCGCCGACTCTCGGCGCTGTCGCTGCGCCACCGTGGCGCAACGCTGGCCAGCGCGTTTGCCTGCGTGCTGCTGGCCTTCGGCCTGCTCAGCAGCGGACGGATCGGCTTCAGTTTCTTCCCGACCCCCGAGCCCCAGGTCCTGTACGCCAACGCCAGCTTCGTCGCCGGCACCCCACGGGCCGAAGTCGAGCGTTTTCTCGAACATCTGCAGGACAGTCTCAACGCCACCGAACAGGCGCTGGGCGGCAACCTGATCGCCACGGCGGTGGTCCGCCAGGGTGAGGTGATCGGCGCGGCCGGCACCGGGCGTCAGGGCGATCAGCTTGGTTCGATCCTGGTCGAGCTGGTCTCCCCAGACCACCGCACCGTACGCAACCAGCAGTTCATCCGCGCCTGGCGCGAACGTATCCGTCTGCCGGCCGGTATCGACCGCCTCAGCATCAACGAGCGCATTGCCGGGCCACCGGGCAAGGACATCAATGTACGCCTGACCGGCGAAACACCGGAACAACTTAAGGAAGCCGCCGACGCCCTGGGGGTGATGCTTGCTTCGATCGAAGGCGTAGTCAGCACTGAGGACGACATGGCCTGGGGCCGCGAACAACTGGTCTATCGGCTGACACCCTACGGCCAGGCTCTGGGGTTGAGCACCCAGAGCCTGGGCCGGCAACTGCGCGCCGCCTACGACGGTCGTCTGGCCCAGATCTACCAGCAGCAGTCCGACGAGATCGAAGTCAGGGTTCAGTTGCCCCGCGCCGAACGCGAACAACTGGCCAGCCTCAGCGACCTGAGCATCCGCCTGGACGACGGCCGTTTCGTGCCCTTGAGTCAGGTAGCCCAGTTCTCCACCCGCCAGGGGTTTGAAGCCCTGCGCCACGCCGAAGGCCGGCTGGCTGTCGAAGTCAGCGCCGATCTCGACCCGACCCAGACCACTGCTGGCCAGGTACTGGAAGCCCTGACACCGGTCCTACCGGAGCTGGCAGGGCGCCACAACGTACGCTACAGCTTCGAAGGTCGCTCCGCCGACCAGCGCGAGACCTTCGCCGACATGCGCACTGGCCTGCTGGTCGGGCTGCTGCTGATGTACGCGGTACTGGTCTGGGTGTTCTCGTCCTGGAGCACCCCACTGATCGTCATGGCGGTGATCCCGCTGGCGCTGGTCGGGGCCCTGTTCGGGCACTGGGTGATGGGCCTGAACCTGACCATTCTGTCGCTGTTCGGTCTGTTCGGCCTGTCCGGCATCGTGGTCAACAACTCGATCATTCTCACCAGCTTCTACCAGCTCCAGCGCAAACGCGGGCTGGCGGTCAACGAAGCGCTCAATGAAGCGGTAGTCCAACGGTTGCGCGCGGTGCTGCTAACCTCACTGACCACCATCGGCGGGCTGACCCCGCTGCTGTTCGAGAAATCGCTGCAGGCCCAGTTCCTGATCCCGATGGCCACTTCAATCGCCTTCGGTCTGGGCTTCTCAACTCTGCTGGTACTACTGGTGATTCCGGCCTTGCTGTCGGTACTGGAGAGCCACTGGCAGCGCCGCAGTGAAATGGATGGGGCAAAAGAAACGGGTCCGGCCTGA
- a CDS encoding methyl-accepting chemotaxis protein, with product MSRHQSLPKTVDHPPAQLLVVTDTAGRVLQASDPFYAAAGLTPAELVGQPIARLRHPDMPKGPIKDLWETLGKGQSWMGMLKNRRADGSEFWVDAYISPITDSNGQILEYQAIYHLPDPVTIARTQRIYRIRGQGRQPPELRWAWLRPAHWQLLLASLGFMPLVLLALQRGDLIGWLCILTSLAATGLLLSWHNRALEQLTSHCRKLLAHPIKQLIYTGRADAIGQIQLSLRLLETRLAVMVTRFGDSNQQITGHVQTANHLLSSSHHGSQQQQDSLAAIAAAVEQFSATIREVAANTRDAARLGSANRTAGQLGRQRAEDARTSIQALASELEQATVAVDSLNQHSQSIGRILEVIRAIAEQTNLLALNAAIEAARAGENGRGFAVVADEVRTLAQRTQASTDEIQQMISTLQQGAEAVVTTMHRGQSHSQQSVEHVNACHEALGSICAGIEQGDDRNQQIAAASDQQSQTASEISQRLQHIHQLASTTHQHLIDTLQAGAAVGQQVERQQGLIAHLQQT from the coding sequence ATGAGCCGCCATCAATCGCTGCCAAAAACCGTCGACCACCCACCGGCCCAGCTGCTGGTCGTTACCGATACTGCCGGCCGGGTATTGCAGGCCAGCGATCCGTTTTATGCTGCTGCCGGACTGACGCCGGCCGAGCTGGTCGGTCAACCGATTGCCCGACTGCGTCATCCTGACATGCCCAAGGGCCCGATCAAGGACCTGTGGGAGACTCTGGGCAAGGGCCAGTCCTGGATGGGCATGCTCAAGAACCGCCGCGCTGACGGCAGTGAATTCTGGGTTGATGCCTATATCAGCCCGATCACCGATAGCAACGGCCAGATTCTTGAGTATCAGGCCATCTACCATCTGCCTGACCCCGTCACCATCGCCCGTACCCAGCGGATCTATCGTATTCGCGGCCAAGGCCGCCAGCCACCGGAGCTACGCTGGGCCTGGCTGCGACCGGCGCACTGGCAACTGCTGCTGGCAAGCCTGGGCTTCATGCCGCTGGTGCTGCTGGCGCTGCAACGAGGCGACCTGATCGGCTGGCTCTGTATTCTCACCAGCCTGGCAGCCACCGGTCTGCTGTTGAGCTGGCATAACCGGGCCCTGGAACAGTTGACCAGCCATTGCCGAAAACTGCTTGCCCATCCGATCAAACAGTTAATCTACACTGGTCGGGCCGATGCCATTGGACAGATACAATTGTCGCTGCGCCTGCTCGAAACCCGGCTGGCGGTCATGGTCACCCGCTTTGGCGACAGCAATCAGCAAATCACCGGGCACGTCCAGACCGCCAACCATTTGCTCTCCAGCAGCCACCATGGCAGCCAGCAACAACAGGACAGCCTGGCGGCGATTGCCGCCGCCGTCGAACAGTTCAGCGCCACCATCCGCGAGGTTGCGGCCAATACCCGCGACGCGGCCCGGCTGGGCAGCGCCAACCGCACGGCCGGGCAACTTGGCCGCCAGCGCGCCGAAGATGCCCGGACCAGCATTCAGGCCCTGGCCAGTGAACTGGAGCAGGCCACCGTCGCAGTCGACAGCCTGAACCAGCACAGCCAGTCGATCGGGCGCATTCTCGAAGTGATCCGGGCGATTGCCGAGCAGACCAACCTGCTGGCACTCAACGCTGCGATTGAAGCCGCCCGCGCTGGCGAGAATGGTCGCGGCTTCGCGGTGGTCGCCGATGAAGTCAGAACCCTGGCCCAGCGCACCCAGGCTTCGACCGACGAAATCCAGCAGATGATCAGCACCCTGCAACAGGGTGCAGAAGCAGTGGTCACCACCATGCACCGGGGGCAGAGCCATTCGCAGCAAAGCGTCGAGCATGTGAACGCCTGCCACGAGGCCCTGGGCAGCATCTGCGCAGGCATCGAACAGGGCGATGACCGCAACCAGCAGATCGCCGCCGCCAGTGACCAGCAGAGCCAAACCGCCAGCGAGATCAGCCAGCGCCTGCAACATATCCATCAGCTCGCCAGCACTACCCACCAGCACCTGATCGACACCCTGCAGGCCGGTGCAGCAGTTGGCCAGCAGGTCGAGCGCCAGCAGGGGCTGATTGCCCACCTGCAGCAGACCTGA
- a CDS encoding DUF1302 family protein has translation MQTTRKGLRHWSLALLGGAGLALTPLAGAIASEETKITGFYENATYVRDHVGLSKFRNTLQLNAERKLGERGPFSNVSWNGVLRGSYDGVYDLNSSEYGRKAGGAVSLENTSGFGGSTSVPHGSGLKLPNSFDVANHPNRGMIVLGENLHKTSGGVAFGVPVRPCDKDKRGCINGYLDKDSNDLRFSEFNDRLDFIRELYVDFDYGFDNGHILSTRLGKQQVIWGRTDLFRVLDVINPVDFSRNNIYDELEDIRIPMWILKSDYRMGAGNVFDDLNLSFVWNFDRFRPHDIGQCGSPNVILDAGCFFRGMNTLWEYGGTVANFANGDIATDFGPGQIGIRKAHMPAWSLSNTQFGLKLEGVYGDIGFSLNALTYRSQLPSLRGGIPAQNGFTGETGIWPYLIAFDIHFPRVNLLGGSLDYYSQGLDTVFRVEVAHTEGEEFANTMQSRLYSENSVTRYVIGADKNIFIPALNSRRAFLFSGQIFGQHIHQYESEKRELGRVGIPDWKANWIGTLLVKGWWMRDRLSPQLLAAHDFRAGATTVAPSIEWLVSDNLRLIGGANLKVGSGANKFDDCRTCNPWDPFTAAFPGHPEGHSLGLGGYEPLGRFRAGPLGMAKGQDELQLTLRYSF, from the coding sequence ATGCAAACAACAAGAAAAGGCCTCAGACACTGGAGTCTCGCCCTGCTCGGCGGCGCCGGGCTGGCGCTGACTCCGCTGGCCGGTGCTATCGCCAGCGAGGAAACCAAGATCACCGGTTTCTACGAGAACGCCACCTATGTCCGCGACCATGTCGGCCTGTCGAAATTCCGCAACACCCTGCAGCTCAATGCTGAGCGTAAGCTCGGCGAGCGCGGCCCGTTCAGCAACGTGTCCTGGAACGGGGTATTGCGCGGTAGCTACGACGGGGTCTACGACCTCAACAGTAGCGAATACGGACGCAAGGCCGGGGGCGCCGTCAGCCTGGAGAACACCAGCGGCTTTGGCGGCAGCACCAGCGTGCCCCACGGTAGCGGCCTGAAACTGCCCAACAGTTTCGACGTCGCCAACCACCCCAATCGCGGCATGATCGTGCTCGGCGAGAACCTGCACAAAACCTCCGGCGGAGTCGCCTTCGGGGTTCCGGTGCGCCCCTGCGACAAGGACAAGCGCGGCTGTATCAACGGTTATCTGGATAAGGACAGCAACGACCTGCGCTTTTCCGAGTTCAACGACCGGCTGGACTTCATCCGTGAGCTGTATGTCGACTTCGACTATGGCTTCGATAACGGCCACATCCTCAGTACCCGGCTGGGCAAACAACAGGTGATCTGGGGCCGGACCGACCTGTTCCGGGTGCTTGATGTGATCAACCCGGTGGACTTCTCACGCAACAACATCTACGACGAGCTGGAAGACATCCGCATCCCGATGTGGATTCTCAAGTCCGACTACCGCATGGGCGCCGGCAACGTCTTCGACGACCTCAACCTGTCGTTCGTGTGGAACTTCGACCGTTTCCGCCCGCATGACATCGGCCAGTGCGGCTCGCCCAACGTGATCCTCGACGCCGGCTGTTTCTTCCGCGGCATGAACACCCTGTGGGAGTACGGCGGCACCGTCGCCAACTTCGCCAACGGCGATATTGCCACTGACTTTGGCCCCGGCCAGATCGGTATCCGCAAGGCCCACATGCCGGCCTGGAGCCTGTCCAACACCCAGTTCGGCCTCAAGCTCGAAGGGGTCTACGGGGATATCGGCTTCTCGCTCAATGCCCTGACCTACCGCAGCCAGTTGCCATCCCTGCGTGGCGGTATCCCGGCGCAGAACGGCTTTACCGGGGAAACCGGGATCTGGCCTTACCTGATCGCCTTCGATATCCACTTCCCGCGGGTCAACCTGCTCGGCGGCTCACTCGACTACTACTCGCAAGGGCTGGATACCGTGTTCCGGGTTGAAGTCGCACACACCGAGGGTGAGGAGTTCGCCAACACTATGCAGAGCCGGCTGTACTCGGAAAACAGTGTGACCCGCTATGTGATCGGCGCCGACAAGAACATCTTCATCCCGGCCCTGAACAGCCGCCGGGCGTTCCTGTTCTCCGGGCAGATCTTTGGCCAGCACATCCATCAGTACGAAAGCGAGAAGCGTGAGCTGGGCCGGGTCGGCATCCCCGACTGGAAGGCCAACTGGATCGGCACCCTGCTGGTCAAGGGCTGGTGGATGCGTGATCGCCTGAGCCCGCAGTTGCTGGCCGCCCACGACTTCCGTGCCGGTGCCACCACCGTAGCGCCCAGCATCGAGTGGCTGGTCAGCGACAACCTGCGCCTGATCGGCGGTGCCAACCTCAAGGTCGGCAGCGGCGCCAACAAGTTCGACGATTGCCGCACCTGCAACCCCTGGGACCCCTTCACCGCCGCCTTCCCCGGCCATCCGGAGGGCCACAGCCTGGGTCTGGGCGGTTATGAGCCGCTGGGTCGCTTCCGCGCCGGCCCGCTGGGCATGGCCAAGGGCCAGGACGAACTGCAACTGACACTGCGCTACAGCTTCTAA